A stretch of the Glutamicibacter sp. JL.03c genome encodes the following:
- the tatA gene encoding Sec-independent protein translocase subunit TatA — MGGLQGWHLVIIIVLALLLFGAPKLPGLARSMGQSLRIFKSEVRQMKDDDPKSETVDGTVNEPNPNEKNNS, encoded by the coding sequence ATGGGTGGTTTACAGGGATGGCATCTAGTCATCATTATCGTGTTGGCACTGTTGCTTTTCGGTGCACCAAAGCTTCCAGGCCTGGCTCGTTCGATGGGCCAGTCGTTGCGTATTTTCAAGTCTGAAGTACGCCAGATGAAGGATGACGATCCTAAATCGGAGACTGTTGATGGCACAGTCAATGAACCGAATCCTAACGAAAAGAACAACTCGTAA
- a CDS encoding helix-turn-helix transcriptional regulator, whose amino-acid sequence MATKSRKFNAELIGEYLVPDGSADTREKALDRLKDDIRNDFGLQLDKETIDGVPYYSIDTTDWFLPPVTFSPAEAGVVALAASLWKDTKLQSLGLNAAARVTGHADSVSPVSPLAGSLVPRLSMDEPNFRDCALAVFNRKALKFAYVSSQGSKTDRIVDVWGIGQRYGNWYFTGFDHTRNDSRVFRLSRVQGKFSNHRHNGTDSVYHPRPDNFEMNQVLLDFDLKHPGYFATIKLHSDEAIPLRAQSLNGSRSNSELQIGFSDPHSFAAELAAYGPAVQVLEPADLAEQVRSLLLDARTAQLAQRDLEHYAQVKFRPSRATGRGTTTTQVMRNIDMIQYVVAQGAVEIQELADRYSMSVAKVREELAMIMMCGVPNGQHDELINVNDGDLESDTVTISNAAVLAEPQKLAPLEAVAVLGGLNALSSIPEFEHQDVLNSALAKVNSAVARFEGWNGALGFALSKARENDIPRQLVQAVRQHEVVRIDYYSASSRTHQLRDIEPVRMIEDGSVQYLRAWCRKRENMLTFRVDRILTAETLDEHFVPAAKHDDEQDVQIRYESSSDDLEVVLYVDAEILPVVEAFHPTSWSTGKVESGYLATVRFSDHQVAAPLVARHSGKLAVVSPDATREQVALWLDEAIRMYED is encoded by the coding sequence TTGGCAACCAAATCACGGAAGTTCAACGCCGAGCTGATCGGCGAGTATCTTGTTCCAGACGGTTCTGCTGATACCCGTGAAAAAGCGCTTGATCGTCTCAAAGATGACATTCGAAATGACTTCGGACTGCAGCTGGACAAGGAAACCATCGACGGTGTTCCTTACTACAGCATCGACACGACCGACTGGTTCCTGCCGCCGGTGACGTTCAGCCCAGCCGAGGCCGGCGTGGTCGCCTTGGCTGCAAGTTTATGGAAAGACACGAAGCTTCAATCCCTGGGCCTGAACGCCGCAGCGCGGGTCACGGGACACGCCGATTCAGTGTCACCGGTTTCGCCGTTGGCCGGTTCCCTGGTTCCACGGCTGTCCATGGATGAACCGAACTTCCGCGACTGCGCGCTGGCAGTTTTCAACCGCAAAGCCTTGAAGTTCGCATATGTTTCGTCCCAGGGTTCAAAAACCGACCGCATCGTTGATGTGTGGGGAATTGGACAGCGTTACGGCAATTGGTACTTCACCGGATTCGACCACACCCGCAATGACTCCCGGGTCTTCCGGCTTTCGCGCGTGCAAGGCAAGTTCAGCAACCATCGCCACAACGGCACGGACAGCGTTTACCACCCGCGCCCGGACAACTTCGAGATGAACCAGGTGCTCCTGGACTTTGATCTCAAGCACCCTGGATACTTCGCCACCATCAAGCTGCACAGCGACGAAGCCATTCCTTTGCGAGCCCAATCGCTGAACGGAAGTCGTTCGAACTCCGAACTTCAGATCGGTTTTTCGGACCCGCACTCCTTCGCAGCGGAACTCGCTGCCTACGGGCCAGCTGTGCAGGTTCTGGAGCCGGCTGACTTGGCGGAGCAGGTGCGCAGCCTGCTGCTTGACGCCAGGACCGCGCAACTTGCCCAGCGCGATTTAGAGCACTATGCGCAGGTCAAGTTCCGCCCGAGCAGGGCTACAGGCCGTGGCACCACCACCACGCAGGTGATGCGCAACATCGACATGATCCAATATGTCGTGGCGCAAGGCGCGGTGGAGATTCAGGAGCTAGCAGATCGCTATTCCATGAGCGTGGCCAAGGTCCGTGAGGAGCTGGCAATGATCATGATGTGCGGTGTGCCGAACGGGCAGCATGATGAGCTGATCAACGTCAATGACGGCGATCTCGAATCCGATACCGTCACCATCTCCAACGCGGCCGTCTTGGCTGAACCCCAGAAGCTCGCCCCGCTGGAGGCCGTCGCTGTTCTGGGAGGTCTGAACGCGTTGTCGAGCATTCCCGAGTTCGAGCACCAAGACGTCCTCAACTCAGCACTGGCCAAGGTGAACTCTGCCGTCGCTCGCTTTGAAGGGTGGAACGGAGCCCTGGGATTTGCGCTGTCTAAGGCACGCGAGAACGACATCCCGCGCCAGCTGGTCCAGGCGGTCCGACAGCATGAAGTTGTACGCATCGATTACTACTCCGCAAGTTCCCGAACCCATCAGCTGCGCGACATTGAACCTGTCCGGATGATCGAAGACGGTTCGGTTCAGTACCTTCGCGCCTGGTGCCGAAAACGGGAAAATATGCTGACTTTCCGCGTCGATAGAATTTTAACTGCGGAAACTCTAGATGAACATTTTGTTCCCGCAGCCAAGCATGATGACGAGCAAGATGTCCAGATTCGATACGAGTCCAGTTCGGATGATCTTGAGGTTGTCCTGTACGTGGATGCCGAGATCTTGCCTGTAGTCGAGGCGTTCCATCCGACATCGTGGTCAACAGGAAAAGTGGAAAGCGGCTATCTAGCCACGGTACGTTTCTCAGACCATCAAGTGGCAGCGCCATTGGTAGCTCGGCATAGCGGTAAACTGGCTGTGGTCAGTCCTGACGCTACGCGCGAACAAGTAGCGCTGTGGTTGGACGAGGCTATCCGAATGTATGAGGATTAG
- a CDS encoding DEAD/DEAH box helicase, with the protein MTSPAEQYANSKARQVELGTALPDFRASISFDLDPFQAEACKKVTEGHSVLVAAPTGAGKTVVGEFAIFQALRENRKAFYTTPIKALSNQKYSELVSRYGAKSVGLLTGDTSINSEAQIVVMTTEVLRNMLYADSQTLDGLGYVIMDEVHYLADKFRGAVWEEVIIHLPSNVQIISLSATVSNAEEFGGWLDTVRGQTDIIVSEHRPVPLFQHVMVGPYIVDLFAEDVAFDKVADDESTASVNPELRKLVRTHNSSGRVQRGRGKGSRGPQRGSGFSQRVNRPSVIGKLDRAGLLPAIFFIFSRKGCDMAVQQCAMADLRLTTNEEAAEIAQALDEVSYRIPSEDLDVLEFWAWRDGLIRGFASHHAGLLPIFKEIVEDLFARNLIKVVFATETLALGVNMPARSVVLEKLVKFNGESHVQISSGEYTQLTGRAGRRGIDVEGHSIVVWNPELEPEALAGLASKRTYPLNSSFRPTYNMSTNLLAQFGREQTRQILESSFAQYQADRSVVGMARQVRSKEESLAGYAKSMQCHLGDFTEYLKLQRNLSALEKNAAKSRRTERRSAAERSLQAVIRGDVVDLPGGRRFGRAVIVELDTAMYNPRHTVLTEDGQVRRLSVDDLNGPVEIVSRIRIPKGFTGRAPKERRDLASSLRNAIYDQRPPRQDAQSFNYEGADSFEREIAQMRLDLKDHPCHACSEKDQHMRWADRYWKLKKDTDKARRAIRGRTNTIATQFDKVCKVLEQFEYLVPAEGNDDFTLTDSGRRLRKIYGERDLLTSQILETGKLSKLNAEELCAVVASLVYQARRDGDRADPKMPTDKIADIWNTTIKIWGALSDAEETLNLDPTAPPESGLIWPMYKWARGSSLNSALRGTDMAPGDFVRWAKQVIDTLDQFAKNSELPPMLVRNAYKAVDQVKRGVVAYSNVLA; encoded by the coding sequence GTGACTTCACCCGCGGAACAATACGCGAATTCCAAGGCACGGCAGGTCGAACTCGGCACCGCGCTTCCCGACTTCCGCGCAAGCATCTCCTTCGACCTTGATCCGTTCCAGGCCGAAGCCTGCAAGAAAGTCACCGAGGGCCACAGCGTGCTCGTTGCGGCGCCTACGGGCGCCGGAAAAACTGTTGTTGGCGAATTCGCAATTTTCCAGGCGCTGCGCGAGAACCGGAAGGCTTTCTACACCACACCGATCAAGGCACTGAGCAATCAGAAATACTCGGAATTGGTTAGCCGCTACGGCGCCAAGAGCGTTGGCCTGCTGACCGGGGACACGTCGATCAACTCTGAAGCGCAGATCGTCGTGATGACCACCGAGGTCTTGCGGAATATGCTGTACGCGGATTCGCAAACCCTTGATGGCCTCGGCTACGTCATCATGGACGAAGTCCACTACCTCGCCGACAAATTCCGTGGAGCGGTGTGGGAAGAAGTCATCATCCACCTGCCGTCCAACGTCCAAATCATTTCCCTCTCGGCTACCGTTTCCAACGCTGAAGAATTCGGTGGATGGCTCGACACCGTCCGCGGCCAGACCGACATCATCGTTTCCGAGCATCGGCCCGTGCCGCTTTTCCAACACGTAATGGTAGGCCCTTACATCGTTGACCTCTTCGCGGAGGACGTCGCTTTCGACAAGGTGGCCGACGACGAGTCCACAGCCAGCGTCAATCCCGAGTTGCGCAAGCTCGTTCGTACCCACAATTCAAGCGGGCGCGTCCAGCGTGGACGAGGCAAGGGCAGCCGGGGGCCGCAGCGCGGTTCCGGGTTCAGCCAACGGGTCAATCGCCCGTCGGTGATCGGCAAGCTGGACCGGGCAGGCTTGCTTCCTGCCATCTTCTTCATCTTTTCCCGCAAGGGCTGCGACATGGCTGTGCAGCAGTGCGCCATGGCTGATCTCCGATTGACGACTAACGAGGAAGCAGCGGAAATTGCGCAGGCACTGGACGAGGTGTCTTACCGGATTCCCAGCGAGGATCTGGACGTTCTGGAATTCTGGGCATGGCGCGACGGGCTGATTCGCGGATTCGCCTCGCACCACGCTGGGCTACTGCCGATTTTCAAAGAGATCGTTGAAGACCTCTTCGCCCGGAACCTGATCAAGGTCGTCTTTGCCACCGAGACCCTGGCGCTGGGCGTCAATATGCCAGCGCGCTCAGTCGTATTGGAAAAACTCGTCAAGTTCAACGGCGAGTCCCATGTACAGATTTCTTCCGGCGAATATACCCAGCTGACCGGTCGTGCCGGCCGTCGTGGCATCGACGTGGAAGGGCACTCCATCGTTGTGTGGAACCCGGAACTGGAACCCGAAGCGCTAGCTGGCCTTGCCTCCAAGCGCACGTACCCGCTGAACTCTTCCTTCCGTCCGACCTACAACATGTCGACCAACTTGCTGGCTCAATTTGGCCGCGAGCAGACACGCCAAATCCTCGAATCCTCGTTTGCCCAGTATCAGGCCGACCGTTCGGTGGTCGGCATGGCCCGGCAGGTACGGTCCAAGGAGGAATCCTTGGCCGGCTACGCAAAGTCCATGCAATGCCACTTGGGGGATTTCACCGAGTATCTCAAGCTTCAGCGCAATTTGTCCGCGTTGGAGAAGAACGCGGCCAAGAGCCGACGCACTGAACGCCGCTCGGCCGCCGAACGCTCGTTGCAAGCAGTCATCCGCGGAGATGTGGTCGACCTTCCCGGCGGACGCCGTTTTGGCCGCGCTGTCATAGTCGAGCTTGATACCGCCATGTACAACCCTCGCCATACCGTATTGACCGAGGATGGTCAGGTGCGTCGGTTGTCGGTTGATGACCTTAACGGCCCGGTGGAAATTGTTTCGCGAATCAGAATCCCCAAGGGGTTCACTGGTCGGGCGCCAAAGGAACGCAGGGACTTGGCTTCATCGTTGCGCAATGCCATCTACGACCAGCGACCGCCGCGACAGGATGCGCAGAGCTTCAACTATGAAGGTGCGGATTCATTTGAACGTGAAATCGCGCAGATGCGATTGGACCTCAAAGACCACCCGTGCCACGCGTGTTCCGAAAAGGACCAGCATATGCGCTGGGCCGATCGGTATTGGAAACTGAAGAAGGACACCGACAAGGCGCGACGCGCCATACGCGGTCGCACCAATACCATCGCCACGCAGTTCGACAAGGTCTGCAAAGTCCTGGAGCAATTCGAATACCTGGTGCCTGCCGAGGGGAACGATGACTTCACGTTGACGGACTCTGGCAGGCGCTTGCGCAAAATCTACGGGGAGCGCGACCTTCTGACGAGCCAGATCCTGGAGACTGGTAAACTCAGCAAGCTCAACGCGGAGGAATTGTGCGCGGTCGTTGCCAGCTTGGTCTATCAAGCCCGCCGCGATGGCGATCGTGCGGATCCGAAGATGCCCACCGATAAGATCGCCGACATCTGGAACACCACTATCAAGATCTGGGGTGCCCTTTCAGACGCTGAAGAGACCTTGAACCTTGATCCCACTGCGCCGCCTGAATCCGGCCTGATCTGGCCAATGTACAAGTGGGCCCGGGGGTCGAGCCTGAACAGCGCACTTCGCGGTACGGATAT
- the tatC gene encoding twin-arginine translocase subunit TatC encodes MSLKEHLIEARNRLFKSLIALTLGTVAGFFLYDWLLELIIAPVQAAGGSVNFTAVMSPFDIMIKVALFVGILVSSPVWLYQLWAFIVPGLKKNERRLSYSFVAVSVPLFIGGVAMAYFVLPFALQFFISLAPENSENLININEYLPFIIRLLLAFGLAMLVPVLMVGLNMVGVLPAKVILKNWRITVFLIAVVAAMAAPGGDAITMFALAGPLFLTFAAATIFCYFNDKKRAKKQAVLDAENERLASGESTTIDAPGTIEEPNSQL; translated from the coding sequence ATGTCTCTTAAAGAGCATCTGATTGAGGCTCGAAACCGACTCTTCAAATCGCTCATAGCGTTAACTCTGGGAACTGTCGCCGGATTCTTCCTCTATGACTGGTTGCTGGAGCTGATCATTGCTCCCGTCCAGGCAGCTGGCGGATCGGTGAACTTCACGGCAGTGATGTCACCATTCGACATCATGATCAAAGTCGCGCTTTTTGTCGGAATTCTCGTTTCGTCCCCTGTGTGGCTTTATCAATTGTGGGCATTTATTGTCCCAGGGCTGAAGAAGAACGAACGTCGACTCAGCTATAGCTTCGTTGCTGTTTCGGTTCCGCTGTTTATCGGCGGCGTCGCGATGGCGTACTTTGTGTTGCCATTTGCCCTGCAGTTCTTCATCAGCTTGGCTCCGGAAAATTCCGAGAACCTGATCAACATCAACGAGTATCTGCCATTCATCATCCGGTTGCTGCTCGCATTTGGTTTGGCCATGCTGGTGCCGGTGCTCATGGTTGGCCTGAATATGGTGGGCGTGCTGCCTGCCAAGGTGATTTTGAAGAACTGGCGAATCACCGTCTTCCTCATTGCGGTTGTGGCCGCGATGGCTGCTCCGGGCGGTGACGCCATCACGATGTTCGCGCTTGCAGGACCGCTGTTCCTGACCTTCGCCGCGGCGACAATATTCTGCTACTTCAACGACAAGAAGCGTGCGAAGAAGCAAGCTGTGCTGGACGCTGAAAACGAACGACTAGCCAGTGGCGAATCGACCACGATTGATGCTCCGGGCACGATCGAAGAACCAAATTCACAGTTGTAA
- a CDS encoding FKBP-type peptidyl-prolyl cis-trans isomerase, translating to MSFGERNYDRTKPEIDFPGTDAPEELVITDLIEGTGAEVTPGTTVQAHYVGVAWSTGEEFDSSWNRGQTLDFPVGVGMVIQGWDQGLLGMKVGGRRRLDIPSDLAYGERGAPGAIGPNEALIFVVDLVGTK from the coding sequence ATGTCGTTCGGAGAACGCAACTACGACCGCACCAAGCCCGAGATTGATTTCCCAGGGACCGACGCACCTGAAGAACTGGTCATTACCGACCTGATCGAAGGCACCGGCGCCGAGGTAACCCCGGGCACCACCGTACAGGCCCACTATGTTGGTGTTGCTTGGTCAACCGGCGAAGAATTCGATTCTTCCTGGAACCGTGGGCAGACCCTCGACTTCCCAGTTGGCGTCGGAATGGTCATCCAGGGCTGGGACCAGGGCCTGCTTGGCATGAAGGTCGGCGGCCGCCGCCGTCTGGACATTCCTTCCGACCTTGCCTACGGCGAGCGTGGCGCACCGGGCGCTATCGGTCCGAACGAAGCATTGATCTTCGTTGTCGATCTCGTGGGCACCAAGTAA
- a CDS encoding FKBP-type peptidyl-prolyl cis-trans isomerase translates to MRKVLALCATASVLALAACGSGSSSDLSSISVKPASDDNTAPEVSFDTPFLTDKDEAVTLEQGDGAEINAGDTVSIKSGLFKAIDGLSAGENFTGQATDMTVDDTMKQQMPELYDRLVDSKVGDWIAYSTVEGTQQADGTVAEPEEGARAERIIVLHVEDSTVASGTMSKDEVAKQKKEGKLPTVKVTDGKPAITIPKDTEAPKDLAVDVLEEGKGEAATATSKVKAKYSGVTWADGKEFDGNFDTDEATEFGLDQVIKGWTEGMTGLKAGSKVLLTIPADKAYGNSSTSGSPTGTLVFYVELESVTAGDSE, encoded by the coding sequence GTGCGAAAAGTATTGGCATTGTGCGCTACTGCCTCGGTTCTAGCCCTGGCAGCTTGCGGATCAGGTTCATCCTCAGATCTGTCGTCGATCTCGGTCAAGCCTGCATCGGATGACAACACCGCTCCAGAAGTTTCCTTTGACACTCCGTTCCTCACTGACAAGGACGAGGCTGTCACCTTGGAGCAGGGTGATGGCGCCGAGATTAATGCTGGCGATACTGTCTCGATCAAGTCCGGCCTCTTCAAGGCAATTGACGGCTTGTCGGCGGGCGAGAACTTCACCGGCCAGGCTACGGACATGACTGTCGATGACACCATGAAGCAGCAAATGCCGGAGCTCTACGACCGCTTGGTGGATTCCAAGGTCGGCGATTGGATCGCCTACTCCACCGTTGAAGGTACGCAGCAGGCAGATGGCACCGTGGCAGAGCCTGAAGAAGGTGCACGTGCCGAACGCATCATCGTTCTTCACGTTGAAGACAGCACTGTTGCCAGCGGAACCATGAGCAAGGACGAAGTGGCCAAGCAGAAGAAGGAAGGCAAGCTTCCTACCGTCAAGGTCACCGATGGCAAGCCAGCCATCACCATCCCTAAGGACACCGAGGCTCCTAAGGACCTTGCCGTAGATGTCCTGGAAGAGGGCAAGGGCGAAGCCGCGACTGCCACCTCGAAGGTCAAGGCCAAGTACTCCGGCGTTACCTGGGCTGATGGCAAGGAATTCGATGGCAACTTCGACACGGACGAAGCCACCGAGTTCGGCCTGGACCAGGTCATCAAGGGCTGGACTGAAGGCATGACTGGCTTGAAAGCCGGCTCGAAGGTCCTGCTGACCATCCCTGCGGACAAGGCCTACGGAAATTCTTCTACGAGCGGATCGCCAACCGGCACTTTGGTCTTCTACGTAGAATTGGAATCTGTAACTGCTGGCGACAGCGAGTAA